A genomic window from Periweissella cryptocerci includes:
- a CDS encoding Gfo/Idh/MocA family oxidoreductase → MTEKIVMAFIGFGKSTNRYHLPYIKLRENITVKRVVTPHLDKRVAEREAWEATGTTFSTDINTILDDPEINLVSIVTPAPSHFEFAKQVLNAGKNLVIDKPMVTSIEEAKELIALANEKGVMMMPFQNRRFDSDYLALKHVLKAGYVGRPLELEVHMDHYREDETLHTGAQIDGAYYGHGVHMLDEVVSLLGKPNAATYDLRATRNPDSTIEDQFEVGLLYDNGLKATVQATEMAAIAYPKWVLHGTKGSFIKNNIDQQEYDLKTGIMPGDEGFGVEAPQDFGKVKYQNQNGDWIEKIIPSPVGDYGRVYDAVVATITNGAPKLVSDEEMLTVVELMSHGFDAPSPSVFRYDK, encoded by the coding sequence ATGACAGAAAAAATTGTAATGGCGTTTATTGGTTTTGGGAAAAGTACTAATCGTTACCACTTACCATATATTAAATTGCGTGAAAATATTACCGTTAAACGCGTAGTTACGCCACACTTGGACAAACGAGTTGCGGAACGAGAAGCGTGGGAAGCAACTGGGACAACTTTTTCAACGGACATCAACACAATTCTTGACGATCCAGAAATTAATTTAGTTTCAATTGTCACGCCGGCACCTTCGCACTTTGAATTTGCTAAGCAAGTTTTGAATGCCGGTAAGAACCTAGTGATTGATAAACCAATGGTAACTTCAATTGAAGAAGCCAAGGAATTGATTGCTTTGGCAAATGAAAAAGGCGTGATGATGATGCCTTTCCAAAACCGTCGCTTTGATAGTGACTACCTTGCGTTGAAGCACGTGCTTAAAGCTGGTTATGTTGGTCGTCCGTTGGAACTTGAAGTGCACATGGATCACTACCGTGAAGATGAAACGCTGCATACTGGCGCACAAATTGATGGTGCATACTATGGCCACGGGGTGCACATGTTGGACGAAGTTGTGTCATTACTGGGGAAACCAAACGCTGCGACGTATGATTTACGGGCAACGCGGAATCCTGATAGTACAATTGAAGACCAATTTGAAGTCGGTTTATTGTATGACAATGGCTTGAAAGCAACTGTGCAAGCAACAGAAATGGCTGCAATCGCATATCCTAAGTGGGTTTTACATGGGACTAAGGGCTCATTTATTAAAAATAATATTGATCAACAAGAATATGACTTGAAGACTGGTATTATGCCAGGGGACGAAGGTTTTGGGGTCGAAGCACCACAGGACTTTGGTAAAGTTAAGTATCAAAATCAAAATGGTGACTGGATTGAAAAAATCATTCCAAGCCCCGTTGGTGATTATGGTCGCGTTTACGATGCAGTCGTTGCCACGATTACGAACGGTGCACCAAAATTAGTTTCAGATGAAGAAATGTTAACAGTGGTTGAATTAATGAGCCACGGTTTCGATGCACCGAGCCCATCAGTTTTCCGTTACGATAAATAA
- a CDS encoding glucose-1-phosphate adenylyltransferase, giving the protein MAKEKMISLILAGGQGTRLGKLTKSTAKPAVPFGGRYRIIDFTLSNVANSGIKTAGVITQYQPLELNDHIGNGSSWGLNTNRGGVTILQPYQTSEGSKMFEGTAHAIYQNIDYIDQQDPDYVLILSGDHIYKMDYDEMLQEHKKNNAALTVGVLPVEWDEASRFGIMNTDDENRVTEFVEKPEHPESNLASMGIYIFNWQTLREYLMAGYSGDNQLMDFGKHVIPLFLMNHEKVFAHAFNGYWRDVGTVQSLWQANMELLDAPENLQLQDKDWQIYSQSEALPAAMITAGADVKNATISDASIIEGNVEHAVLSKSVKVEQGAQIKDSMVMPGAKIGKNAKVEYAIIGENAVLEEGAAVIGTPDQIALVGYGEIVHGGYVKS; this is encoded by the coding sequence ATGGCTAAAGAAAAAATGATCAGTTTAATTTTGGCAGGGGGCCAAGGGACTCGTTTAGGCAAACTTACGAAGTCAACCGCGAAACCAGCTGTTCCATTTGGTGGTCGCTACCGAATTATTGATTTTACCCTCTCAAACGTTGCTAACTCAGGAATTAAAACTGCGGGTGTGATTACGCAATACCAACCACTCGAATTGAATGACCACATCGGAAATGGTTCAAGTTGGGGTTTGAATACCAACCGGGGCGGTGTCACAATCTTGCAACCATACCAAACTTCAGAAGGTAGCAAGATGTTTGAAGGAACGGCGCACGCCATCTACCAAAACATTGACTACATTGACCAACAAGATCCTGACTACGTTTTGATTCTTTCTGGTGATCACATTTACAAGATGGATTACGATGAAATGCTCCAAGAACACAAGAAAAACAACGCTGCATTGACAGTGGGTGTGCTACCAGTTGAATGGGACGAAGCTTCACGTTTCGGAATTATGAACACCGATGATGAAAATCGTGTGACTGAATTCGTTGAAAAGCCTGAACACCCAGAATCAAACTTAGCCTCAATGGGTATTTACATCTTCAACTGGCAGACTTTGCGTGAATACTTGATGGCCGGTTACAGTGGCGATAACCAATTGATGGACTTTGGTAAGCACGTGATTCCATTGTTCTTGATGAACCACGAAAAAGTCTTTGCACATGCCTTCAATGGCTACTGGCGCGACGTTGGTACTGTCCAAAGCTTGTGGCAAGCTAACATGGAATTGTTAGATGCCCCTGAAAACTTACAATTACAAGATAAAGATTGGCAAATTTACTCACAATCAGAAGCATTACCAGCCGCAATGATTACCGCAGGCGCAGATGTTAAAAATGCGACAATCTCAGATGCTTCAATCATTGAAGGTAACGTTGAACACGCGGTGCTTTCTAAGAGCGTCAAAGTTGAGCAAGGTGCTCAAATCAAGGATTCAATGGTTATGCCTGGTGCCAAGATTGGCAAAAATGCCAAAGTTGAATACGCCATTATTGGTGAAAATGCAGTGCTTGAAGAAGGCGCCGCGGTTATTGGAACACCCGACCAAATTGCCTTGGTTGGTTATGGAGAAATCGTACACGGAGGATATGTTAAGTCATGA
- a CDS encoding glycogen/starch/alpha-glucan phosphorylase, translating into MANTVTKKQFIEDYQNEIQSLFAEDVNKASVANQYHALAQLVKRYSNRQWTSSIKKYDIDKQKQVYYFSIEFLPGRYLKPNLLNMNFLEMVREGLQDLGLDLDVIAEQEPDQGLGNGGLGRLASDFMDSMPSIGLAAHGNGIRYRYGLFRQVFVDGYQSELPDDWLRNGNDWEIRREDHAVVVRFGGNVYLQQTESGHMEPVYENSEDILAVPYDNAMIGAGELETNNLRLWSAELPHSVDNEYVTPEVRSRVKAICRDLYPDDSTYDGRILRLRQEYFFSSAGIQSIVRHFLDHHDDITELPKYVAVHINDTHPTLVIPELMRILVDDMGIDWEKAWDITTHTMTYTNHTLLAEALETWPIDAIKTEIPRIYQIIDEINRRFFMEMQGKFDDNLITSIAPIGDGSIRMAYLAVIGSSSVNGVAPLHSDLLQKDVLKGLYAISPEKFNNKTNGIALRRYVHEANEPLAKLIDSKLGKVWRDQPMAIDGLTAYADDDQFLQELAKVKQANKRAFAKFIDDKLDIQINTDAIFDVQIKRLHAYKRQVLHLFYIITEYHRIKANPKADFTPRVHIFGAKAAPSYYYAKSVIKVINEVANMINNDPEVGDKLKVVFIPNYSVSIAEKIIPAADISEQISTAGKEASGTSNMKLMANGALLAATLDGANIDIIKAAGRENEYVFGLTTAEVYKYYENNDYSAQAEYDRNPELQRVLNSLIDGSIPNIQSEGWDIHDSMLRDNDQYFVLADYADYVKTQDQISHDYLDKKAWTKKSLANIAASGAFSSDYTVARYADEIWHAPYAKDLQLLDK; encoded by the coding sequence ATGGCTAATACAGTAACGAAAAAACAATTTATCGAAGACTATCAGAATGAGATTCAGTCACTTTTTGCTGAAGACGTTAACAAAGCATCAGTGGCGAACCAATATCATGCCCTCGCGCAATTGGTAAAGCGCTACAGTAACCGCCAATGGACTTCCTCAATTAAGAAATACGATATCGATAAGCAAAAGCAAGTCTACTATTTCTCAATTGAATTCTTGCCGGGGCGTTACCTGAAGCCCAACCTCTTGAACATGAACTTTTTAGAAATGGTTCGTGAAGGTTTACAAGATTTAGGTTTGGATTTGGATGTGATTGCTGAACAAGAACCCGACCAAGGTTTAGGTAATGGTGGTTTGGGTCGTTTGGCATCTGACTTCATGGATTCAATGCCAAGTATTGGTTTGGCCGCACACGGTAACGGTATTCGCTATCGTTATGGTTTGTTCCGCCAAGTCTTTGTCGATGGTTATCAATCAGAATTACCTGATGACTGGTTGCGTAATGGGAACGACTGGGAAATCCGTCGTGAAGACCACGCGGTCGTTGTACGTTTTGGCGGGAATGTTTATCTCCAACAGACTGAATCTGGTCATATGGAACCAGTTTATGAAAATAGCGAAGACATCTTGGCAGTGCCATATGACAACGCAATGATTGGGGCTGGTGAACTGGAAACCAATAACTTACGTTTATGGTCAGCAGAATTGCCACACTCAGTTGATAACGAATACGTGACCCCTGAAGTCCGTAGTCGCGTTAAAGCAATTTGTCGTGACTTGTACCCAGATGACTCAACGTATGATGGTCGAATCTTGCGTTTGCGCCAAGAATATTTCTTCTCATCAGCTGGTATTCAATCAATCGTGCGTCACTTCTTGGATCATCACGATGATATTACCGAATTGCCTAAATACGTGGCGGTGCACATTAATGATACGCACCCAACGTTGGTAATTCCTGAATTGATGCGGATTTTGGTCGATGATATGGGGATTGATTGGGAAAAAGCATGGGACATTACGACCCACACGATGACTTACACAAACCATACATTGCTGGCAGAAGCCTTGGAAACTTGGCCAATTGATGCCATCAAGACAGAAATTCCCCGCATTTACCAAATTATTGACGAAATCAATCGCCGTTTCTTTATGGAAATGCAAGGCAAGTTTGATGATAATTTGATTACGAGCATCGCTCCAATTGGGGATGGCAGCATCCGCATGGCGTATTTGGCAGTGATTGGTTCATCATCTGTGAATGGGGTTGCACCATTACACAGTGATTTGCTGCAAAAAGACGTATTGAAGGGCTTGTACGCCATTTCACCAGAGAAGTTTAACAACAAAACTAATGGGATTGCTTTACGCCGTTATGTGCACGAAGCAAATGAACCATTGGCCAAGTTGATTGATTCTAAACTCGGCAAAGTTTGGCGTGACCAACCAATGGCGATTGATGGTTTGACAGCCTATGCTGACGATGACCAATTCCTCCAAGAATTAGCGAAGGTTAAACAAGCAAACAAGCGCGCCTTTGCGAAATTTATTGATGATAAGCTAGACATTCAAATTAATACAGATGCGATCTTTGACGTTCAAATTAAACGTTTGCATGCCTACAAGCGTCAAGTCTTGCACTTGTTCTATATCATCACGGAATACCACCGAATTAAGGCTAACCCCAAGGCTGACTTCACACCACGTGTACACATCTTTGGAGCTAAAGCGGCACCTTCATATTACTACGCGAAGTCAGTTATTAAGGTGATTAATGAAGTTGCTAATATGATTAACAACGACCCTGAAGTTGGGGATAAGTTGAAGGTTGTCTTCATTCCTAACTACAGTGTTTCAATTGCTGAAAAGATTATTCCAGCTGCCGATATTTCAGAACAAATTTCAACAGCTGGGAAGGAAGCTTCTGGGACATCAAACATGAAATTGATGGCTAACGGAGCGTTACTTGCGGCAACCCTTGATGGTGCGAACATTGATATCATCAAAGCTGCTGGTCGTGAAAACGAATATGTCTTTGGTTTAACGACGGCAGAAGTTTACAAATACTACGAAAACAATGATTACTCAGCTCAAGCTGAATATGATCGTAACCCTGAATTGCAACGTGTGCTTAACTCATTGATTGATGGCTCAATTCCAAACATTCAATCAGAAGGCTGGGACATTCACGATTCAATGTTGCGTGATAACGATCAATACTTCGTGCTAGCGGACTATGCTGATTACGTGAAGACCCAAGACCAAATTAGTCACGACTACCTTGATAAGAAGGCTTGGACGAAGAAGTCACTGGCTAATATTGCAGCAAGTGGGGCGTTCTCATCAGATTACACGGTAGCACGTTATGCCGACGAAATTTGGCACGCACCTTATGCGAAAGATTTACAACTACTGGATAAGTAA
- the glgD gene encoding glucose-1-phosphate adenylyltransferase subunit GlgD, producing MKKGSMSAIINLWENAEELAPITRTRPIGMLPFGGRYRLLDFSLSNVANADIQNVMIAMPTSGRSVQDHLRSGQDWNLDTIQAALYTSPYNDLSLVSEKKRESLKNHYYDNEVLFLEKANTEFTILTGARDVTNIDLHDVLEHHQQSDADISVAYKKYPIDQVTPNMPIVIQDGNGMATEVKRAQDCELTDPVAVSVNVAIFNTQTLIALFKRANELGYMDNMDAVINDAVENQTVSGYEYTGFHRRIETIKSYVDSNMAMLDLANYQTLFAPERPIYTKTKQGAPTRLGETAHVVESAFASGSEILGTVNRSLLSRSIQVAAGAEIDDSIVMQGVQVGRNTVVKHAIIDKNVQLGEGLSIIGTPDAPIIIGKNQKIMQQSEVLND from the coding sequence ATGAAAAAGGGATCAATGAGCGCCATCATTAATTTGTGGGAAAATGCAGAAGAATTAGCACCAATTACACGGACACGTCCGATTGGGATGTTGCCATTTGGTGGCCGTTACCGTTTATTGGACTTTAGTTTGTCAAATGTGGCCAACGCTGATATTCAAAACGTGATGATTGCAATGCCAACATCAGGGCGTTCGGTGCAAGATCATTTGCGTTCTGGTCAAGACTGGAACTTGGACACAATTCAAGCAGCTCTGTATACTTCTCCATATAACGATTTGAGCTTGGTTTCTGAAAAGAAGCGTGAAAGCTTGAAAAACCACTACTACGATAATGAAGTATTGTTCTTGGAAAAGGCGAATACTGAATTCACAATTTTAACTGGTGCCCGTGATGTTACTAACATTGATTTGCACGATGTGTTGGAACACCACCAACAAAGTGATGCGGACATCTCAGTCGCCTACAAGAAGTACCCAATTGATCAAGTAACCCCTAACATGCCAATCGTTATCCAAGATGGAAATGGGATGGCAACTGAAGTTAAGCGGGCTCAAGATTGTGAATTGACTGATCCGGTAGCTGTTTCAGTTAACGTCGCAATTTTTAACACCCAAACGTTGATTGCTTTATTCAAGCGGGCTAACGAATTGGGCTACATGGACAACATGGACGCCGTGATTAATGATGCCGTTGAAAATCAAACCGTTTCTGGTTATGAATACACCGGTTTCCACCGTCGTATTGAAACAATCAAGTCATACGTGGACTCAAACATGGCGATGCTTGATTTGGCAAACTACCAAACATTGTTCGCACCTGAACGCCCAATCTACACTAAAACTAAGCAAGGTGCACCAACTCGTTTAGGCGAAACGGCCCACGTGGTTGAATCTGCCTTTGCTTCAGGTAGTGAAATTTTAGGAACCGTGAATCGCTCATTGCTTTCACGGAGCATCCAAGTCGCTGCTGGTGCCGAAATTGATGATTCAATTGTGATGCAAGGGGTACAGGTTGGTCGTAACACGGTCGTTAAGCACGCTATCATCGACAAAAACGTCCAATTAGGCGAAGGTCTCTCAATTATCGGGACGCCGGATGCACCGATTATCATTGGTAAAAACCAAAAAATTATGCAACAAAGTGAGGTGCTTAATGACTAA
- the glgB gene encoding 1,4-alpha-glucan branching protein GlgB, which translates to MTKVKQESAYLFNTGQSFQSYDFLGLHLQADGSYTLRVWAPNAKGIAIVGDFNDWEPTIELTMLDTTGIWEANTDGIHPGDHYKIQVTGLDGRTYLKIDPYARQFEKKPGVAAIVPAPTTFKWHDGLYLGRRKRLHHDQRPLNIYEVHLGSWRRNADDSYYSYEQLADELIPYVKELGYTHIEILPITEHVLDASWGYQTFGYFAPTSRHGNWEGFLNFIDRLHAENIGVIADFVPGHFIKNYDALYEYDGTATFEPQDKFTAKNVRWGTWNFDLGKPQVQSFLVSSAMFWLKEAHIDGLRIDGVTNMIYLDQDEGKDHIRNEHGDNRDLAAIAFTQKLNAVVKQNLPDVMMIAEESSPFVGITKPTNEGGLGFDYKWNMGWMNDTLKFFEMDPLFRKDNFNLLTFSFMYMYDEKFILPLSHDEVVHGKKSLMHKMPGDRYNQFANLRLMFAYLTAHPGKQLLFMGSEWGQFLEWRDYSALEWKDLADEMNREMSTYTNVLNHLYTDSKALFQQDDRADGLIFTNTDDAASSTMTFIRQGIAPRDFMVTAFNFVPVEKRQFKIGVPYPGTYEVVLNTEDEEFGGTWTHVETTFKTEAVAYKGQPYSFEVTLPATGALYIKPKRIRMK; encoded by the coding sequence ATGACTAAAGTTAAACAAGAATCAGCATATCTGTTCAATACAGGTCAATCATTTCAAAGTTACGATTTCTTAGGACTGCATTTACAAGCCGATGGATCATATACATTGCGTGTATGGGCACCGAATGCTAAAGGGATAGCAATTGTCGGAGATTTTAATGATTGGGAACCAACGATTGAGTTAACAATGCTTGATACAACCGGGATTTGGGAAGCTAACACTGATGGAATTCATCCGGGTGATCACTATAAAATTCAAGTGACTGGACTGGATGGTCGGACGTATTTAAAAATTGATCCATATGCTCGGCAGTTTGAAAAGAAGCCTGGTGTGGCGGCAATTGTACCAGCACCAACAACTTTTAAATGGCATGACGGCTTATATCTTGGCCGGCGTAAGCGCCTGCACCATGACCAACGCCCATTAAACATTTACGAAGTGCATTTAGGTTCATGGCGTCGGAATGCTGATGATTCTTACTATTCATATGAGCAATTAGCCGATGAGCTAATTCCATATGTTAAAGAACTTGGCTACACGCACATCGAAATCTTGCCAATTACTGAACACGTACTGGATGCATCGTGGGGCTATCAAACATTTGGTTACTTTGCGCCAACATCACGTCATGGAAATTGGGAAGGCTTCTTAAACTTCATCGACCGGTTACACGCCGAAAATATCGGGGTGATTGCTGATTTTGTGCCAGGACACTTTATTAAAAATTATGATGCGTTGTATGAATATGACGGGACCGCAACATTTGAACCCCAAGATAAGTTCACCGCTAAAAACGTGCGTTGGGGTACTTGGAATTTTGATTTAGGTAAACCCCAAGTACAAAGTTTCTTAGTTTCAAGCGCGATGTTTTGGTTGAAAGAAGCCCACATCGACGGTCTGCGGATTGATGGTGTGACGAACATGATTTACCTTGATCAAGATGAAGGCAAGGATCATATCCGTAATGAACATGGCGATAACCGTGATTTGGCAGCAATTGCGTTCACACAAAAGCTAAATGCCGTTGTGAAGCAAAACTTACCAGACGTGATGATGATTGCAGAAGAATCATCACCCTTTGTCGGCATTACGAAGCCAACGAATGAAGGCGGCCTTGGTTTTGACTACAAATGGAACATGGGCTGGATGAACGATACATTGAAATTCTTTGAAATGGATCCACTGTTCCGGAAAGACAATTTTAACTTACTAACTTTTTCATTCATGTACATGTACGATGAAAAATTCATTTTGCCATTATCACATGACGAAGTTGTTCATGGTAAAAAGTCGTTGATGCACAAGATGCCCGGCGATCGCTATAATCAATTTGCCAATCTGCGCTTGATGTTTGCCTATTTGACGGCACACCCAGGTAAACAACTACTCTTTATGGGTAGTGAATGGGGGCAATTCCTCGAATGGCGTGACTATTCAGCGCTCGAATGGAAAGATTTAGCGGATGAAATGAACCGTGAAATGAGCACATATACCAACGTGTTGAATCACTTGTACACGGATTCTAAAGCTTTGTTCCAACAAGACGATCGGGCGGATGGCTTAATTTTCACCAATACTGATGACGCAGCTAGTTCGACGATGACGTTCATTCGCCAAGGCATTGCGCCACGCGACTTTATGGTCACTGCCTTTAATTTTGTGCCAGTGGAAAAGCGCCAGTTTAAAATTGGTGTGCCATACCCAGGAACGTATGAAGTTGTGTTGAACACCGAAGATGAAGAATTTGGTGGCACATGGACGCACGTTGAAACGACCTTTAAAACCGAAGCGGTCGCATACAAAGGCCAGCCTTACAGCTTTGAAGTAACCTTACCAGCGACTGGTGCCCTCTACATTAAGCCCAAACGCATTCGGATGAAATAA
- a CDS encoding glycoside hydrolase family 13 protein — protein MAIYFDPLKIEYKKPFGAVLYGTTIDFGIKIEHEQVHSVTLNVIEDQRYAPKQVVEFQPNKSNHWIGQFTANNAGLYFYYYEITLQDRTIYYGAKESGMSGSGQWYNNLDEVHSYQLTTVSKIEKVPDWYKNAIFYHIFVDRFNNGNPDGKVTAPKPNTFLYGQMSDAPMYIRGVDNEIARWDFYGGNFKGITQKLEYLQNLGVTALYLSPVFESRSNHRYDTADYLQIDSMLGSLADFDALLAACHQRGMHVILDGVFNHVGSNSRYFNLYGTYEDLGGAESENSPYFSWFDFSEFPTEYNSWWGVKDLPVVNKNDDAYQKFIYKTPQTSVIDYWTKRGVDGWRLDVADELPDNFIKGIRTALDRAGKDGETVLIGEVWEDASNKIAYGERHYYLNGDMLHAVMNYPFRSLMLKLLNGEISIMDFVLHVKTLQEHYPSWTFKHNFNNIGTHDTERALTMVGKSMDKFNLLVQMFMTLPGVPCIYYGDETGLTGGKDPENRAFYPWDDVNPEAMNIYQDAIAMRKKYSWLVDASFDMFPLGRGVGYMYYHENGQYVIFAVNPTDMTQTFTSGQADTSSMALWPERLVEMYLNDVVVKPYSMVAIDNS, from the coding sequence ATGGCAATCTATTTTGATCCATTAAAAATTGAATACAAAAAACCTTTCGGGGCGGTCCTCTATGGGACAACGATTGATTTTGGCATCAAAATCGAGCACGAGCAAGTCCACTCGGTGACCTTAAATGTAATCGAGGATCAGCGTTATGCCCCCAAACAAGTTGTCGAATTTCAACCTAATAAGAGTAATCACTGGATTGGTCAATTTACGGCGAACAATGCTGGTTTGTATTTTTATTATTATGAAATCACGTTGCAAGACCGGACGATTTACTATGGTGCCAAAGAGAGTGGCATGAGCGGCTCCGGCCAGTGGTATAACAACCTGGATGAAGTGCACTCATACCAATTGACGACCGTAAGCAAAATCGAAAAGGTGCCCGATTGGTATAAAAATGCCATTTTCTACCATATCTTTGTCGACCGTTTCAACAATGGTAATCCCGATGGCAAGGTGACGGCACCTAAACCTAATACGTTCTTGTATGGGCAAATGAGTGATGCACCGATGTATATTCGTGGAGTCGATAATGAAATTGCCCGCTGGGATTTTTACGGCGGTAATTTTAAAGGTATCACCCAGAAACTGGAGTATTTGCAAAATCTTGGCGTAACCGCGTTGTATTTGAGTCCGGTTTTTGAATCGCGCTCAAATCACCGCTACGATACGGCAGATTATCTGCAAATCGACAGTATGCTGGGTAGCTTAGCCGATTTTGATGCGTTGTTGGCGGCTTGTCACCAACGGGGAATGCATGTCATTTTGGATGGTGTGTTTAACCACGTGGGTTCAAATTCACGTTATTTCAATCTGTACGGCACGTATGAAGATTTAGGCGGCGCAGAATCTGAAAATTCACCATACTTCTCATGGTTTGATTTCTCTGAATTTCCAACGGAATACAACAGTTGGTGGGGCGTCAAAGACTTACCGGTCGTGAATAAAAATGATGATGCATACCAAAAATTCATCTACAAAACACCCCAGACTTCGGTCATTGATTACTGGACGAAGCGGGGCGTTGACGGTTGGCGGCTTGATGTGGCTGACGAATTACCTGATAATTTTATCAAAGGGATTCGCACCGCTCTAGACCGGGCTGGTAAAGACGGCGAAACGGTATTGATTGGGGAAGTCTGGGAAGACGCCTCCAATAAAATTGCCTATGGTGAACGACACTATTATTTGAATGGTGACATGTTGCACGCAGTGATGAATTATCCATTCCGCAGTTTGATGTTGAAGTTATTGAATGGTGAGATTAGTATCATGGACTTTGTTTTGCATGTTAAAACTTTGCAAGAGCACTATCCGAGTTGGACGTTCAAACATAATTTCAATAACATCGGCACCCACGATACGGAACGGGCGCTGACGATGGTTGGTAAGTCGATGGACAAATTCAACTTACTCGTGCAAATGTTCATGACGTTGCCAGGTGTGCCATGTATCTATTACGGTGATGAAACGGGTTTGACGGGTGGCAAAGATCCCGAAAACCGGGCGTTCTATCCGTGGGATGATGTGAACCCTGAAGCGATGAACATTTACCAAGACGCGATTGCCATGCGTAAAAAGTACAGCTGGCTAGTTGATGCGAGTTTCGATATGTTCCCATTGGGACGTGGGGTTGGTTACATGTATTACCACGAAAATGGGCAATATGTAATCTTCGCCGTGAATCCAACGGACATGACCCAGACGTTTACATCTGGGCAAGCTGACACAAGTAGCATGGCGCTATGGCCAGAACGTTTGGTTGAAATGTACCTGAACGATGTGGTGGTAAAGCCATATAGTATGGTGGCAATTGATAATTCATAA
- the glgA gene encoding glycogen synthase GlgA encodes MTKVLFAAAEAAPFFKTGGLGDVAYALPRALNAAGDDVRVVVPYYSELFPAKYKDRLVDLANFEVHINGQNKYAGIKTLNLDGITYYFIDNVEYFGRDQLYDFWDDGERYAFFQLAIIEMMQVIDFIPRVIHVNDWHTAFIPVLLRTKFHWVGAFKNIKTMLTIHNLMFQGYFPPVILDSLFDMGQETFRDDRAKAGDMLNWLKGGINYADAVNTVSPTYAQEIMTPEFGEGLDGVLRNVSYKVSGIMNGIDTKLYNPMTDTALPAPYSATDLSGKAVDKAALQAEVGLPVRDDVPVFAMVSRLTDQKGVDILMDTMHDFLSRHDAQVIILGTGFPDLEQRVQAYQTQFPDQFVGLIAFDVNLAQRIYAGADAFLMPSKFEPSGLSQMVAMHYGTLPIAHLVGGLRDTVDPFNPITGEGTGFGFDRYSSVVLGEILAFAFRTFMENQPAWQQLMQTGMARDFDWANSAKIYAERYMGI; translated from the coding sequence ATGACTAAAGTGTTGTTTGCTGCCGCTGAAGCAGCACCATTCTTCAAAACGGGTGGTTTAGGTGACGTTGCCTACGCGTTACCACGGGCTTTGAATGCCGCGGGTGATGACGTACGTGTAGTTGTGCCATATTATTCAGAGCTTTTCCCAGCTAAATATAAAGATCGTTTGGTTGATTTGGCTAACTTTGAAGTGCACATCAATGGTCAAAATAAGTACGCGGGCATTAAGACGCTGAATTTGGATGGCATTACTTACTACTTTATTGATAACGTAGAATACTTTGGCCGTGACCAATTGTATGATTTTTGGGATGATGGTGAACGTTATGCCTTCTTCCAATTAGCGATTATTGAAATGATGCAAGTGATTGATTTCATTCCACGCGTAATCCACGTAAATGACTGGCATACGGCCTTCATTCCCGTGTTATTACGGACAAAGTTCCACTGGGTGGGTGCCTTTAAAAATATCAAGACGATGCTTACGATTCATAACTTGATGTTCCAAGGTTATTTTCCACCAGTAATTCTTGACTCATTGTTCGATATGGGACAAGAAACATTCCGTGACGATCGCGCCAAAGCTGGTGACATGTTGAATTGGTTGAAGGGTGGGATTAACTACGCTGATGCCGTTAACACGGTGTCACCAACCTATGCTCAAGAAATCATGACACCTGAATTTGGTGAAGGTTTAGACGGGGTCTTGCGCAACGTCAGCTATAAAGTTTCGGGGATTATGAATGGTATTGATACCAAGTTGTATAATCCAATGACGGATACGGCCTTGCCAGCACCATATTCAGCGACCGACTTATCAGGTAAAGCGGTGGATAAAGCAGCCTTGCAAGCTGAAGTTGGTTTGCCAGTTCGTGATGACGTGCCAGTGTTTGCGATGGTATCACGCTTGACGGACCAAAAAGGTGTCGATATTCTGATGGATACGATGCACGACTTCTTGAGCCGCCATGATGCGCAAGTGATTATTTTGGGAACGGGATTCCCAGATTTAGAACAACGTGTACAAGCATATCAAACACAATTCCCAGATCAATTTGTGGGCTTAATCGCCTTTGACGTCAATTTAGCACAACGCATCTATGCTGGTGCCGATGCCTTCTTGATGCCATCGAAGTTTGAACCATCAGGCCTTTCACAAATGGTGGCAATGCACTATGGTACGTTGCCAATCGCGCATTTAGTGGGTGGCTTGCGTGATACGGTTGATCCATTCAACCCAATCACGGGTGAAGGTACTGGGTTTGGTTTTGATCGTTATTCATCAGTTGTGCTTGGTGAAATCTTGGCGTTTGCTTTCCGGACATTCATGGAAAACCAACCAGCTTGGCAACAACTGATGCAAACTGGAATGGCACGTGATTTTGACTGGGCCAACTCAGCCAAAATCTACGCCGAACGCTATATGGGAATTTAA